The following coding sequences are from one Salinicoccus sp. Bachu38 window:
- the cpaB gene encoding Flp pilus assembly protein CpaB: MKPKKILMLAILSGLLTTGVFYIFMQQSGAAETDDPAMTEVVAAASDIEENTQLTEENLQMIEVRESEVHPSAIKNKDMAVGKYTAASLAAGEVLLTQRIEQSDQADMISKRVTEDHRAVSISVDYVKSVSNMVEPGDRVDVVLTPLAEGQEAGPPAEVLFEGVKVLAVGQRMTEKSDGEAATEYMAVTLEMTQADAVGIVDASGRGSLQLILSSRLKSEDDVVEEGKAAASEMSADEVAEAESQDETEAEVENAPETADDQDIIVLPERAHVRNGPSLDANVLTVVDAGDALITKNEEETDADGRIWMHVETKSGQQGWISSRIIKMENE; this comes from the coding sequence ATGAAACCGAAAAAAATATTGATGCTGGCGATTCTGTCGGGACTGTTGACGACAGGCGTTTTTTATATATTCATGCAGCAGAGTGGTGCGGCCGAAACAGACGATCCTGCGATGACCGAAGTGGTTGCGGCGGCTTCGGATATTGAAGAGAATACGCAGCTTACGGAGGAAAATCTTCAGATGATTGAAGTGCGGGAGTCGGAAGTCCATCCGTCTGCGATAAAAAACAAAGATATGGCAGTCGGAAAATATACAGCGGCTTCCCTTGCTGCAGGTGAAGTGCTGCTCACGCAGCGCATCGAACAGTCCGATCAGGCGGATATGATCTCCAAAAGAGTGACTGAGGACCATCGGGCGGTTTCAATCAGTGTGGACTACGTGAAATCTGTCTCCAACATGGTCGAGCCTGGAGACCGGGTGGATGTCGTCCTCACGCCATTGGCAGAAGGACAGGAGGCAGGCCCCCCTGCTGAAGTCCTTTTTGAAGGGGTAAAGGTGCTGGCAGTCGGCCAGCGCATGACCGAGAAGTCGGATGGTGAAGCGGCTACGGAATATATGGCTGTAACGCTGGAAATGACGCAGGCGGATGCAGTCGGTATTGTGGATGCAAGTGGCCGGGGCAGCCTTCAGCTGATTTTGAGCAGCAGGCTGAAGTCGGAAGATGATGTAGTTGAGGAAGGCAAGGCTGCAGCATCGGAAATGTCGGCGGATGAGGTAGCTGAAGCGGAGTCCCAGGATGAAACGGAAGCCGAAGTTGAAAATGCGCCTGAAACAGCAGATGACCAGGACATCATCGTGCTTCCCGAACGGGCCCATGTGAGGAACGGCCCGTCCCTTGATGCGAATGTACTGACCGTGGTGGATGCGGGTGACGCACTCATCACAAAGAATGAAGAAGAAACGGATGCGGATGGCCGCATCTGGATGCATGTGGAAACGAAATCCGGCCAGCAGGGCTGGATCAGCAGCCGTATCATCAAGATGGAGAATGAATGA